In a single window of the Dromaius novaehollandiae isolate bDroNov1 chromosome 17, bDroNov1.hap1, whole genome shotgun sequence genome:
- the CASTOR1 gene encoding cytosolic arginine sensor for mTORC1 subunit 1 isoform X2, producing MDLHILEHRVRVLSVARCGLWLYTHPLLKLLFLPQRCRCKFFSLTETPEDYTIMLDEEGFKELPPSEFMQVADSTWLALSVVSNGRASSGCQATGVTKIAKSVIAPLAEHNVSVLMLSTYQTDFILVREKDLPAVIHTLAGEFDIYKEENGEFVPVNRDDVSNGFLKPKPAASPTVHPVQSPQNRFCILTVAPDTLPAIATMLIDVLFYSPSPPKEALPGRQELDTITFFAFSLIEGYISIVMDAETQKRFPSDLLLTSSTGELWRMVRIGGQPLGFGGFCPRVPAAGPRPALTAGPSPPQTSAASWPRSPSPWPLRTYRRTTSAPSTSITPWSPRRASPRSSSCSSGARRAAADSRRARRRRHPDAPAHGYPSSGSGAPSSPTVALAAAKLGLSCCSGWPARGRARGTAVLFGRRGSRESSTAPPRRQARGWRAAAARPQPRALLGLSLLAASDAFFYKK from the exons ATGGACCTGCACATCCTGGAGCACCGGGTGCGGGTGCTGAGCGTGGCCCGCTGCGGCCTCTGGCTCTACACACACCCACTCCTCAAGCTGCTCTTCCTGCCCCAGCGCTGCAG GTGCAAGTTTTTCAGCCTCACGGAGACCCCTGAGGACTACACCATCATGCTGGATGAAGAAGGCTTTAAAG AGCTGCCGCCCTCGGAGTTCATGCAGGTGGCGGACTCAACGTGGCTGGCGCTCAGCGTCGTGTCCAACGGCAGGGCCTCCTCTGGCTGCCAGGCCACCGGTGTCACCAAGATTGCCAAGTCGGTCATCGCTCCACTGGCCGAGCACAATGTCTCAGTGCTGATGCTCTCCACGTACCAGACGGACTTCATCCTG GTCCGGGAGAAGGACCTGCCCGCGGTGATCCACACGCTGGCGGGAGAGTTCGACATCTACAAGGAGGAGAACGGCGAGTTTGTCCCCGTCAACCGCGACGACGTGAGCAATGGCTTCCTCAAACCCAagccag ctgccagcCCCACGGTGCACCCCGTGCAGAGCCCCCAGAACCGCTTCTGCATCCTGACCGTGGCGCCCGACACGCTGCCCGCCATTGCCACCATGCTCATCGATGTCCTCTTCTACTCCCCCAG CCCCCCGAAGGAGGCTCTCCCTGGCAGACAGGAGCTCGACACCATCACCTTCTTTGCCTTCTCGCTGATCGAGGGCTACATCTCCATCGTGATGGATGCAGAAACCCAGAAGAG GTTTCCCAGTGACCTGCTGCTGACCAGCTCCACAGGGGAGCTCTGGCGGATGGTGCGGATCGGCGGGCAGCCCCTGGGCTTCG GGGGCTTCTGCCCGCGTGTCCCGGCGGCTGGGCCACGGCCTGCACTCACGGCGGGCCCCTCACCTCCCCAGACGAGTGCGGCATCGTGGCCCAGATCGCCGAGCCCCTGGCCGCTGCGGACATATCGGCGTACTACATCAGCACCTTCAACTTCGATCACGCCTTG GTCCCCGAGGAGGGCATCACCGAGGTCATCGAGCTGCTCCAGCGGCGCCAGGAGAGCGGCGGCAGATAGCAGGCGAGCCCGAAGGCGCCGGCACCCCGACGCACCTGCCCACGGCTATCCTTCCTCCGGCAGCGgcgctccctccagccccaccgtgGCTTTGGCCGCTGCCAAGCTGGGGCTCAGCTGTTGCTCGGGAtggccggcgcggggccgagcccggggcACTGCCGTGTTATTTGGCCGCCGGGGGAGCAGAGAAAGCTCCACTGCGCCACCCCGGCGGCAAGCAAGAGGCTggagggcagcggcggcccggccTCAGCCTCGAGCACTCCTTGGCCTGTCGCTGCTTGCAGCTAGTGAtgcttttttttataaaaaataa
- the CASTOR1 gene encoding cytosolic arginine sensor for mTORC1 subunit 1 isoform X6, with translation MDLHILEHRVRVLSVARCGLWLYTHPLLKLLFLPQRCRCKFFSLTETPEDYTIMLDEEGFKELPPSEFMQVADSTWLALSVVSNGRASSGCQATGVTKIAKSVIAPLAEHNVSVLMLSTYQTDFILVREKDLPAVIHTLAGEFDIYKEENGEFVPVNRDDVSNGFLKPKPAASPTVHPVQSPQNRFCILTVAPDTLPAIATMLIDVLFYSPSPPKEALPGRQELDTITFFAFSLIEGYISIVMDAETQKRFPSDLLLTSSTGELWRMVRIGGQPLGFDECGIVAQIAEPLAAADISAYYISTFNFDHALVPEEGITEVIELLQRRQESGGR, from the exons ATGGACCTGCACATCCTGGAGCACCGGGTGCGGGTGCTGAGCGTGGCCCGCTGCGGCCTCTGGCTCTACACACACCCACTCCTCAAGCTGCTCTTCCTGCCCCAGCGCTGCAG GTGCAAGTTTTTCAGCCTCACGGAGACCCCTGAGGACTACACCATCATGCTGGATGAAGAAGGCTTTAAAG AGCTGCCGCCCTCGGAGTTCATGCAGGTGGCGGACTCAACGTGGCTGGCGCTCAGCGTCGTGTCCAACGGCAGGGCCTCCTCTGGCTGCCAGGCCACCGGTGTCACCAAGATTGCCAAGTCGGTCATCGCTCCACTGGCCGAGCACAATGTCTCAGTGCTGATGCTCTCCACGTACCAGACGGACTTCATCCTG GTCCGGGAGAAGGACCTGCCCGCGGTGATCCACACGCTGGCGGGAGAGTTCGACATCTACAAGGAGGAGAACGGCGAGTTTGTCCCCGTCAACCGCGACGACGTGAGCAATGGCTTCCTCAAACCCAagccag ctgccagcCCCACGGTGCACCCCGTGCAGAGCCCCCAGAACCGCTTCTGCATCCTGACCGTGGCGCCCGACACGCTGCCCGCCATTGCCACCATGCTCATCGATGTCCTCTTCTACTCCCCCAG CCCCCCGAAGGAGGCTCTCCCTGGCAGACAGGAGCTCGACACCATCACCTTCTTTGCCTTCTCGCTGATCGAGGGCTACATCTCCATCGTGATGGATGCAGAAACCCAGAAGAG GTTTCCCAGTGACCTGCTGCTGACCAGCTCCACAGGGGAGCTCTGGCGGATGGTGCGGATCGGCGGGCAGCCCCTGGGCTTCG ACGAGTGCGGCATCGTGGCCCAGATCGCCGAGCCCCTGGCCGCTGCGGACATATCGGCGTACTACATCAGCACCTTCAACTTCGATCACGCCTTG GTCCCCGAGGAGGGCATCACCGAGGTCATCGAGCTGCTCCAGCGGCGCCAGGAGAGCGGCGGCAGATAG
- the CASTOR1 gene encoding cytosolic arginine sensor for mTORC1 subunit 1 isoform X1 gives MQQVHPAGISGAVPILGKHLATSESQWRPWLAPGVGGSHAMKAGVTQGRLCPLLPVQGLTGPCNRHSPVPTKPASPRAGCAAPLAAELPPSEFMQVADSTWLALSVVSNGRASSGCQATGVTKIAKSVIAPLAEHNVSVLMLSTYQTDFILVREKDLPAVIHTLAGEFDIYKEENGEFVPVNRDDVSNGFLKPKPAASPTVHPVQSPQNRFCILTVAPDTLPAIATMLIDVLFYSPSPPKEALPGRQELDTITFFAFSLIEGYISIVMDAETQKRFPSDLLLTSSTGELWRMVRIGGQPLGFGGFCPRVPAAGPRPALTAGPSPPQTSAASWPRSPSPWPLRTYRRTTSAPSTSITPWSPRRASPRSSSCSSGARRAAADSRRARRRRHPDAPAHGYPSSGSGAPSSPTVALAAAKLGLSCCSGWPARGRARGTAVLFGRRGSRESSTAPPRRQARGWRAAAARPQPRALLGLSLLAASDAFFYKK, from the exons ATGCAGCAGGTGCATCCTGCTGGCATTTCTGGGGCTGTTCCCATTCTTGGGAAGCACCTTGCCACCTCGGAGTCACAGTGGAGACCGTGGCTGGCTCCTGGCGTGGGGGGGTCTCATGCAATGAAAGCTGGGGTCACCCAAGGCCGGCTGTGCCCTCTCCTCCCAGTACAGGGGTTGACTGGCCCCTGCAACAGGCACAGTCCTGTCCCCACGAAGCCGGCATCTCCGAGGGCTGGATGTGCagctcccctggctgctg AGCTGCCGCCCTCGGAGTTCATGCAGGTGGCGGACTCAACGTGGCTGGCGCTCAGCGTCGTGTCCAACGGCAGGGCCTCCTCTGGCTGCCAGGCCACCGGTGTCACCAAGATTGCCAAGTCGGTCATCGCTCCACTGGCCGAGCACAATGTCTCAGTGCTGATGCTCTCCACGTACCAGACGGACTTCATCCTG GTCCGGGAGAAGGACCTGCCCGCGGTGATCCACACGCTGGCGGGAGAGTTCGACATCTACAAGGAGGAGAACGGCGAGTTTGTCCCCGTCAACCGCGACGACGTGAGCAATGGCTTCCTCAAACCCAagccag ctgccagcCCCACGGTGCACCCCGTGCAGAGCCCCCAGAACCGCTTCTGCATCCTGACCGTGGCGCCCGACACGCTGCCCGCCATTGCCACCATGCTCATCGATGTCCTCTTCTACTCCCCCAG CCCCCCGAAGGAGGCTCTCCCTGGCAGACAGGAGCTCGACACCATCACCTTCTTTGCCTTCTCGCTGATCGAGGGCTACATCTCCATCGTGATGGATGCAGAAACCCAGAAGAG GTTTCCCAGTGACCTGCTGCTGACCAGCTCCACAGGGGAGCTCTGGCGGATGGTGCGGATCGGCGGGCAGCCCCTGGGCTTCG GGGGCTTCTGCCCGCGTGTCCCGGCGGCTGGGCCACGGCCTGCACTCACGGCGGGCCCCTCACCTCCCCAGACGAGTGCGGCATCGTGGCCCAGATCGCCGAGCCCCTGGCCGCTGCGGACATATCGGCGTACTACATCAGCACCTTCAACTTCGATCACGCCTTG GTCCCCGAGGAGGGCATCACCGAGGTCATCGAGCTGCTCCAGCGGCGCCAGGAGAGCGGCGGCAGATAGCAGGCGAGCCCGAAGGCGCCGGCACCCCGACGCACCTGCCCACGGCTATCCTTCCTCCGGCAGCGgcgctccctccagccccaccgtgGCTTTGGCCGCTGCCAAGCTGGGGCTCAGCTGTTGCTCGGGAtggccggcgcggggccgagcccggggcACTGCCGTGTTATTTGGCCGCCGGGGGAGCAGAGAAAGCTCCACTGCGCCACCCCGGCGGCAAGCAAGAGGCTggagggcagcggcggcccggccTCAGCCTCGAGCACTCCTTGGCCTGTCGCTGCTTGCAGCTAGTGAtgcttttttttataaaaaataa
- the CASTOR1 gene encoding cytosolic arginine sensor for mTORC1 subunit 1 isoform X5 — MQQVHPAGISGAVPILGKHLATSESQWRPWLAPGVGGSHAMKAGVTQGRLCPLLPVQGLTGPCNRHSPVPTKPASPRAGCAAPLAAELPPSEFMQVADSTWLALSVVSNGRASSGCQATGVTKIAKSVIAPLAEHNVSVLMLSTYQTDFILVREKDLPAVIHTLAGEFDIYKEENGEFVPVNRDDVSNGFLKPKPAASPTVHPVQSPQNRFCILTVAPDTLPAIATMLIDVLFYSPSPPKEALPGRQELDTITFFAFSLIEGYISIVMDAETQKRFPSDLLLTSSTGELWRMVRIGGQPLGFDECGIVAQIAEPLAAADISAYYISTFNFDHALVPEEGITEVIELLQRRQESGGR; from the exons ATGCAGCAGGTGCATCCTGCTGGCATTTCTGGGGCTGTTCCCATTCTTGGGAAGCACCTTGCCACCTCGGAGTCACAGTGGAGACCGTGGCTGGCTCCTGGCGTGGGGGGGTCTCATGCAATGAAAGCTGGGGTCACCCAAGGCCGGCTGTGCCCTCTCCTCCCAGTACAGGGGTTGACTGGCCCCTGCAACAGGCACAGTCCTGTCCCCACGAAGCCGGCATCTCCGAGGGCTGGATGTGCagctcccctggctgctg AGCTGCCGCCCTCGGAGTTCATGCAGGTGGCGGACTCAACGTGGCTGGCGCTCAGCGTCGTGTCCAACGGCAGGGCCTCCTCTGGCTGCCAGGCCACCGGTGTCACCAAGATTGCCAAGTCGGTCATCGCTCCACTGGCCGAGCACAATGTCTCAGTGCTGATGCTCTCCACGTACCAGACGGACTTCATCCTG GTCCGGGAGAAGGACCTGCCCGCGGTGATCCACACGCTGGCGGGAGAGTTCGACATCTACAAGGAGGAGAACGGCGAGTTTGTCCCCGTCAACCGCGACGACGTGAGCAATGGCTTCCTCAAACCCAagccag ctgccagcCCCACGGTGCACCCCGTGCAGAGCCCCCAGAACCGCTTCTGCATCCTGACCGTGGCGCCCGACACGCTGCCCGCCATTGCCACCATGCTCATCGATGTCCTCTTCTACTCCCCCAG CCCCCCGAAGGAGGCTCTCCCTGGCAGACAGGAGCTCGACACCATCACCTTCTTTGCCTTCTCGCTGATCGAGGGCTACATCTCCATCGTGATGGATGCAGAAACCCAGAAGAG GTTTCCCAGTGACCTGCTGCTGACCAGCTCCACAGGGGAGCTCTGGCGGATGGTGCGGATCGGCGGGCAGCCCCTGGGCTTCG ACGAGTGCGGCATCGTGGCCCAGATCGCCGAGCCCCTGGCCGCTGCGGACATATCGGCGTACTACATCAGCACCTTCAACTTCGATCACGCCTTG GTCCCCGAGGAGGGCATCACCGAGGTCATCGAGCTGCTCCAGCGGCGCCAGGAGAGCGGCGGCAGATAG
- the CASTOR1 gene encoding cytosolic arginine sensor for mTORC1 subunit 1 isoform X3 encodes MQVADSTWLALSVVSNGRASSGCQATGVTKIAKSVIAPLAEHNVSVLMLSTYQTDFILVREKDLPAVIHTLAGEFDIYKEENGEFVPVNRDDVSNGFLKPKPAASPTVHPVQSPQNRFCILTVAPDTLPAIATMLIDVLFYSPSPPKEALPGRQELDTITFFAFSLIEGYISIVMDAETQKRFPSDLLLTSSTGELWRMVRIGGQPLGFGGFCPRVPAAGPRPALTAGPSPPQTSAASWPRSPSPWPLRTYRRTTSAPSTSITPWSPRRASPRSSSCSSGARRAAADSRRARRRRHPDAPAHGYPSSGSGAPSSPTVALAAAKLGLSCCSGWPARGRARGTAVLFGRRGSRESSTAPPRRQARGWRAAAARPQPRALLGLSLLAASDAFFYKK; translated from the exons ATGCAGGTGGCGGACTCAACGTGGCTGGCGCTCAGCGTCGTGTCCAACGGCAGGGCCTCCTCTGGCTGCCAGGCCACCGGTGTCACCAAGATTGCCAAGTCGGTCATCGCTCCACTGGCCGAGCACAATGTCTCAGTGCTGATGCTCTCCACGTACCAGACGGACTTCATCCTG GTCCGGGAGAAGGACCTGCCCGCGGTGATCCACACGCTGGCGGGAGAGTTCGACATCTACAAGGAGGAGAACGGCGAGTTTGTCCCCGTCAACCGCGACGACGTGAGCAATGGCTTCCTCAAACCCAagccag ctgccagcCCCACGGTGCACCCCGTGCAGAGCCCCCAGAACCGCTTCTGCATCCTGACCGTGGCGCCCGACACGCTGCCCGCCATTGCCACCATGCTCATCGATGTCCTCTTCTACTCCCCCAG CCCCCCGAAGGAGGCTCTCCCTGGCAGACAGGAGCTCGACACCATCACCTTCTTTGCCTTCTCGCTGATCGAGGGCTACATCTCCATCGTGATGGATGCAGAAACCCAGAAGAG GTTTCCCAGTGACCTGCTGCTGACCAGCTCCACAGGGGAGCTCTGGCGGATGGTGCGGATCGGCGGGCAGCCCCTGGGCTTCG GGGGCTTCTGCCCGCGTGTCCCGGCGGCTGGGCCACGGCCTGCACTCACGGCGGGCCCCTCACCTCCCCAGACGAGTGCGGCATCGTGGCCCAGATCGCCGAGCCCCTGGCCGCTGCGGACATATCGGCGTACTACATCAGCACCTTCAACTTCGATCACGCCTTG GTCCCCGAGGAGGGCATCACCGAGGTCATCGAGCTGCTCCAGCGGCGCCAGGAGAGCGGCGGCAGATAGCAGGCGAGCCCGAAGGCGCCGGCACCCCGACGCACCTGCCCACGGCTATCCTTCCTCCGGCAGCGgcgctccctccagccccaccgtgGCTTTGGCCGCTGCCAAGCTGGGGCTCAGCTGTTGCTCGGGAtggccggcgcggggccgagcccggggcACTGCCGTGTTATTTGGCCGCCGGGGGAGCAGAGAAAGCTCCACTGCGCCACCCCGGCGGCAAGCAAGAGGCTggagggcagcggcggcccggccTCAGCCTCGAGCACTCCTTGGCCTGTCGCTGCTTGCAGCTAGTGAtgcttttttttataaaaaataa
- the CASTOR1 gene encoding cytosolic arginine sensor for mTORC1 subunit 1 isoform X7, whose amino-acid sequence MGTLLLAGEMGVPRSVRLDRPAPSAAELGQEAACCSKAWTRGLLHNRKPSFAKDLSETPQRDPCPPKEALPGRQELDTITFFAFSLIEGYISIVMDAETQKRFPSDLLLTSSTGELWRMVRIGGQPLGFGGFCPRVPAAGPRPALTAGPSPPQTSAASWPRSPSPWPLRTYRRTTSAPSTSITPWSPRRASPRSSSCSSGARRAAADSRRARRRRHPDAPAHGYPSSGSGAPSSPTVALAAAKLGLSCCSGWPARGRARGTAVLFGRRGSRESSTAPPRRQARGWRAAAARPQPRALLGLSLLAASDAFFYKK is encoded by the exons ATGGggaccctgctgctggccggggAGATGGGAGTCCCTCGGAGTGTCCGGCTGGACAGGCCAGCTCCGAGCGCTGCCGAGCTGGGGCAAGAGGCCGCCTGTTGCAGCAAAGCCTGGACAAGGGGGTTGTTGCACAATAGGAAGCCTTCTTTTGCAAAAGACCTGTCTGAAACCCCGCAGAGGGACCCGTG CCCCCCGAAGGAGGCTCTCCCTGGCAGACAGGAGCTCGACACCATCACCTTCTTTGCCTTCTCGCTGATCGAGGGCTACATCTCCATCGTGATGGATGCAGAAACCCAGAAGAG GTTTCCCAGTGACCTGCTGCTGACCAGCTCCACAGGGGAGCTCTGGCGGATGGTGCGGATCGGCGGGCAGCCCCTGGGCTTCG GGGGCTTCTGCCCGCGTGTCCCGGCGGCTGGGCCACGGCCTGCACTCACGGCGGGCCCCTCACCTCCCCAGACGAGTGCGGCATCGTGGCCCAGATCGCCGAGCCCCTGGCCGCTGCGGACATATCGGCGTACTACATCAGCACCTTCAACTTCGATCACGCCTTG GTCCCCGAGGAGGGCATCACCGAGGTCATCGAGCTGCTCCAGCGGCGCCAGGAGAGCGGCGGCAGATAGCAGGCGAGCCCGAAGGCGCCGGCACCCCGACGCACCTGCCCACGGCTATCCTTCCTCCGGCAGCGgcgctccctccagccccaccgtgGCTTTGGCCGCTGCCAAGCTGGGGCTCAGCTGTTGCTCGGGAtggccggcgcggggccgagcccggggcACTGCCGTGTTATTTGGCCGCCGGGGGAGCAGAGAAAGCTCCACTGCGCCACCCCGGCGGCAAGCAAGAGGCTggagggcagcggcggcccggccTCAGCCTCGAGCACTCCTTGGCCTGTCGCTGCTTGCAGCTAGTGAtgcttttttttataaaaaataa
- the CASTOR1 gene encoding cytosolic arginine sensor for mTORC1 subunit 1 isoform X4, whose translation MGTRSLRALPGNPPSLWVKPYISPSPGTWVPASATLFRLVWEQVSSDVQRAAAVWTFPLQRCGGASEARRNVVAAKSCTSNPGGFQSAEHARSGPESAPTQEGLRPTWRSAHPAPAVCSPPKEALPGRQELDTITFFAFSLIEGYISIVMDAETQKRFPSDLLLTSSTGELWRMVRIGGQPLGFGGFCPRVPAAGPRPALTAGPSPPQTSAASWPRSPSPWPLRTYRRTTSAPSTSITPWSPRRASPRSSSCSSGARRAAADSRRARRRRHPDAPAHGYPSSGSGAPSSPTVALAAAKLGLSCCSGWPARGRARGTAVLFGRRGSRESSTAPPRRQARGWRAAAARPQPRALLGLSLLAASDAFFYKK comes from the exons ATGGGAACACGAAgcctcagggctcttcctgggaaTCCACCTTCCCTTTGGGTTAAACCTTACATTTCACCTAGTCCAGGCACCTGGGTGCCTGCAAGTGCAACTCTGTTCAGGCTTGTCTGGGAGCAGGTCTCTTCCGACGTGcaaagagcagctgctgtgtggacTTTCCCACTCCAGAGGTGCGGAGGTGCTTCAGAAGCACGCAGAAACGTGGTTGCAGCCAAGTCCTGCACCTCCAACCCTGGAGGCTTCCAAAGTGCAGAGCACGCTCGCTCTGGTCCTGAGTCTGCCCCCACCCAGGAG GGCCTCCGGCCAACCTGGAGGTCAGCTCACCCCGCTCCCGCTGTCTGCAGCCCCCCGAAGGAGGCTCTCCCTGGCAGACAGGAGCTCGACACCATCACCTTCTTTGCCTTCTCGCTGATCGAGGGCTACATCTCCATCGTGATGGATGCAGAAACCCAGAAGAG GTTTCCCAGTGACCTGCTGCTGACCAGCTCCACAGGGGAGCTCTGGCGGATGGTGCGGATCGGCGGGCAGCCCCTGGGCTTCG GGGGCTTCTGCCCGCGTGTCCCGGCGGCTGGGCCACGGCCTGCACTCACGGCGGGCCCCTCACCTCCCCAGACGAGTGCGGCATCGTGGCCCAGATCGCCGAGCCCCTGGCCGCTGCGGACATATCGGCGTACTACATCAGCACCTTCAACTTCGATCACGCCTTG GTCCCCGAGGAGGGCATCACCGAGGTCATCGAGCTGCTCCAGCGGCGCCAGGAGAGCGGCGGCAGATAGCAGGCGAGCCCGAAGGCGCCGGCACCCCGACGCACCTGCCCACGGCTATCCTTCCTCCGGCAGCGgcgctccctccagccccaccgtgGCTTTGGCCGCTGCCAAGCTGGGGCTCAGCTGTTGCTCGGGAtggccggcgcggggccgagcccggggcACTGCCGTGTTATTTGGCCGCCGGGGGAGCAGAGAAAGCTCCACTGCGCCACCCCGGCGGCAAGCAAGAGGCTggagggcagcggcggcccggccTCAGCCTCGAGCACTCCTTGGCCTGTCGCTGCTTGCAGCTAGTGAtgcttttttttataaaaaataa
- the LIF gene encoding leukemia inhibitory factor isoform X1 has protein sequence MKFMPAGVVPFMALLLLHRRLVAGRALLVNGPGAGCPINSLCRSNVHEQTRKQVALLNATAQDLFSLYLKCQGEPFSSETDKLCNPNGVYFPAFRVNRTSEKEVMVAMYKLFAFLNASLGNITRDQEELNPTAKELLDRLHNTTKTTRGLISNLTCLLCKNYNIFQVDVSYGESSKGKSAFKKKQQGCQVLRKYVQVISQAARILLPHLSPA, from the exons ATGAAGTTCATGCCGGCAG GTGTCGTCCCCTTcatggccctgctgctgctgcaccggAGGCTGGTGGCTGGCCGGGCCTTGCTGGTGAACGGCCCCGGCGCTGGCTGCCCCATCAACAGCTTGTGCCGCTCCAACGTCCATGAGCAGACCCGCAAGCAGGTCGCGCTGCTCAACGCCACGGCTCAGGACCTCTTCAGCCTCTAT CTGAAGTGCCAGGGAGAGCCTTTCAGCAGCGAGACAGACAAGCTCTGCAATCCCAACGGCGTCTACTTCCCCGCCTTCCGCGTGAACCGGACGAGCGAGAAGGAGGTCATGGTGGCCATGTACAAGCTCTTTGCCTTCCTCAACGCCTCTCTGGGGAACATCACACGGGACCAGGAGGAGCTCAACCCCACAGCCAAGGAGCTTCTCGACCGCCTCCACAACACCACCAAGACCACACGGGGCCTCATCTCCAACCTCACCTGCCTGCTCTGCAAGAACTACAACATCTTCCAGGTGGACGTGAGCtatggggagagcagcaagggCAAGAGCGCCTTCaagaagaagcagcagggctgccaggTGCTCCGGAAGTACGTGCAGGTCATCTCCCAGGCGGCTCGCATCCTGCTACCTCACCTGAGCCCTGCATGA
- the LIF gene encoding leukemia inhibitory factor isoform X2: protein MALLLLHRRLVAGRALLVNGPGAGCPINSLCRSNVHEQTRKQVALLNATAQDLFSLYLKCQGEPFSSETDKLCNPNGVYFPAFRVNRTSEKEVMVAMYKLFAFLNASLGNITRDQEELNPTAKELLDRLHNTTKTTRGLISNLTCLLCKNYNIFQVDVSYGESSKGKSAFKKKQQGCQVLRKYVQVISQAARILLPHLSPA, encoded by the exons atggccctgctgctgctgcaccggAGGCTGGTGGCTGGCCGGGCCTTGCTGGTGAACGGCCCCGGCGCTGGCTGCCCCATCAACAGCTTGTGCCGCTCCAACGTCCATGAGCAGACCCGCAAGCAGGTCGCGCTGCTCAACGCCACGGCTCAGGACCTCTTCAGCCTCTAT CTGAAGTGCCAGGGAGAGCCTTTCAGCAGCGAGACAGACAAGCTCTGCAATCCCAACGGCGTCTACTTCCCCGCCTTCCGCGTGAACCGGACGAGCGAGAAGGAGGTCATGGTGGCCATGTACAAGCTCTTTGCCTTCCTCAACGCCTCTCTGGGGAACATCACACGGGACCAGGAGGAGCTCAACCCCACAGCCAAGGAGCTTCTCGACCGCCTCCACAACACCACCAAGACCACACGGGGCCTCATCTCCAACCTCACCTGCCTGCTCTGCAAGAACTACAACATCTTCCAGGTGGACGTGAGCtatggggagagcagcaagggCAAGAGCGCCTTCaagaagaagcagcagggctgccaggTGCTCCGGAAGTACGTGCAGGTCATCTCCCAGGCGGCTCGCATCCTGCTACCTCACCTGAGCCCTGCATGA